From one Phragmitibacter flavus genomic stretch:
- a CDS encoding TonB-dependent receptor, with the protein MSQEETAKPQAGELMEVLVIGEALPDAQNQPVSASLLTEEDVVNFRIREPQDIVRLTPNQSATDSGSRSFGDVYSVRGLTNTVFFGAPATTVYVDDVPFGETFTYAQNLMAVNSVEVLRGPQPTVVGRNTYGGLINVRSLRPTNELKGALEYGFGSYEVHDAEGYLMGPIVNDVLHFRLGGQFDSRQGYLYNPVLNKRADDQEHWGLQGGLFWEPADGWEVSLTGGYDEFNDGAPRLTSLDRSDFYEVESDVDGAQHRTVDHQALRIAYESDSWRFLSVTSRRNFDLDPYLTDLDFTRDPFGSSVIKQDQEIWSQEFRFSSNDKNSPFQWNVGAYGSTSEINGTGLRNIFTQQQTITQTDITTETAAGLREAIAAQLPFPIPFTLRVPRVVLTSVSESDIAIQQVTTHRIEEDALAFFTGGSWSGWEPLTLHGGLRFDWVRRKMVRDKTSDTDVVTVTNFEPLGTINAVADLGFFGAMPFEAPLPTPETLVTLTKIAERSPRQEFENEWVHVTPTVGIDMKLNDDMMIYAKSTYAFKPGGFSAYVDDARFVEFDDERLWATEVGLKTQWLDGRVVANVAAFYHDIENYQVERSIGVTDYAVFNAAEARTYGIEVESRVELLPQLDFLGSFGWAHARLTDYEDPVTGRSLDGNTPPFVPEFDAALALDLHLDAGFFVRVEYLILGETWFDDFNRDEFRQGSFGLVNAAVGWRAQNWSIALYGTNLAEEEYYSNMNTDVRTGAPGAPQEFGVRVGVTF; encoded by the coding sequence ATGTCCCAAGAGGAAACGGCGAAACCTCAAGCGGGGGAATTGATGGAGGTTTTGGTGATCGGGGAGGCGTTGCCGGATGCGCAGAACCAACCGGTGAGCGCCAGTTTGCTAACGGAGGAGGACGTGGTGAATTTCAGAATCAGGGAGCCTCAGGATATTGTGCGGCTGACTCCCAACCAGAGCGCGACGGATTCAGGTTCGCGTTCTTTTGGGGATGTGTATTCGGTTCGCGGTCTGACGAACACCGTTTTTTTCGGTGCGCCCGCAACGACGGTCTATGTGGATGATGTGCCGTTTGGAGAGACGTTTACGTATGCGCAGAATCTGATGGCGGTGAACAGTGTGGAGGTATTGAGAGGGCCGCAACCGACGGTGGTTGGTCGCAATACTTATGGTGGTTTGATCAATGTGCGCAGCCTGAGACCGACCAACGAATTAAAGGGGGCATTGGAATACGGGTTTGGATCGTATGAAGTGCATGATGCGGAAGGGTATCTGATGGGACCGATTGTGAATGACGTTCTTCATTTCCGGCTGGGGGGACAGTTTGATTCGCGGCAGGGGTATCTGTATAATCCGGTGTTGAACAAGAGGGCTGATGACCAGGAGCACTGGGGGCTTCAAGGCGGGTTGTTTTGGGAACCTGCCGATGGTTGGGAGGTGAGTCTGACGGGGGGATATGATGAGTTCAATGACGGGGCACCGCGGTTGACGTCTTTGGATCGGAGTGATTTTTATGAGGTGGAATCGGATGTGGATGGGGCACAGCATCGAACGGTGGATCATCAGGCTTTGCGCATCGCGTATGAGTCGGACTCATGGCGATTCTTGAGCGTCACTTCGCGGCGTAACTTTGACTTGGATCCCTATCTGACCGACCTCGATTTTACGCGTGATCCATTCGGGTCGTCAGTCATCAAGCAGGATCAGGAAATCTGGAGTCAGGAGTTTCGTTTTTCGAGTAATGATAAGAACTCGCCGTTTCAGTGGAACGTGGGGGCGTATGGTTCGACCAGCGAGATCAATGGAACCGGGTTGCGCAACATTTTCACACAGCAGCAGACCATCACGCAGACGGACATCACCACTGAGACCGCCGCCGGTTTGAGGGAGGCGATTGCGGCGCAACTACCGTTTCCGATTCCATTTACCCTGCGGGTGCCAAGGGTGGTTTTGACCTCGGTGTCGGAATCAGACATCGCGATCCAACAAGTGACGACGCATCGCATTGAGGAGGATGCGCTGGCGTTTTTTACGGGAGGCAGCTGGTCGGGTTGGGAGCCGCTGACGTTGCATGGCGGTTTGCGTTTTGATTGGGTGCGGCGCAAGATGGTTCGCGACAAGACATCGGACACGGACGTGGTGACGGTGACGAACTTTGAACCGCTTGGGACCATCAATGCGGTCGCGGATTTGGGATTTTTTGGGGCGATGCCGTTTGAGGCTCCCTTGCCGACGCCTGAAACGTTGGTGACGTTGACCAAGATTGCCGAACGTTCGCCGCGTCAGGAGTTTGAGAACGAGTGGGTTCATGTAACGCCAACGGTGGGCATCGATATGAAGCTGAACGATGATATGATGATCTATGCGAAGTCGACCTATGCCTTCAAGCCGGGAGGTTTCAGTGCTTATGTGGATGATGCACGCTTTGTGGAATTTGATGATGAGCGATTGTGGGCGACTGAGGTGGGGCTGAAGACCCAGTGGCTGGACGGCAGGGTGGTGGCCAATGTGGCGGCGTTTTACCATGACATTGAGAACTATCAGGTCGAACGCAGCATCGGGGTGACTGACTATGCGGTGTTCAATGCGGCGGAGGCGAGGACTTACGGAATCGAAGTCGAAAGCCGGGTGGAACTGTTGCCGCAACTGGATTTCCTTGGGTCGTTTGGATGGGCGCATGCGCGGTTGACGGATTACGAAGATCCGGTGACGGGGCGTTCATTGGATGGGAATACCCCGCCATTTGTGCCTGAGTTTGATGCGGCTCTTGCATTGGACCTGCATCTCGACGCGGGCTTTTTTGTGCGGGTTGAATATCTCATTCTTGGAGAGACCTGGTTTGACGATTTTAATCGCGACGAGTTTCGCCAGGGGAGTTTTGGACTCGTCAATGCGGCGGTTGGCTGGCGTGCACAGAATTGGAGCATTGCTTTGTATGGAACCAATCTGGCCGAAGAAGAGTATTACTCCAACATGAACACGGATGTGCGAACTGGAGCCCCAGGTGCGCCGCAGGAATTTGGCGTTAGGGTTGGGGTCACGTTTTAG
- a CDS encoding glycosyltransferase family 4 protein, with translation MVAPLGRIAFVGGYEPRRCGIATFTHDLCEAVGNAIPTAQCFAGAVNDKLEGYKYPPRVRFEMLEKDLDSYRRAADFLNFNNTDVLCVQHEFGIYGGPAGSHLLALLKEVRMPVVTTLHTVLQSPNPAQRQVMEELVQRSDRLVVMARKGADILRDTYAVPDAKVDIIPHGIPNIPFNDSSFFKAQFGVEGRMVLLTFGLLGPGKGIEYAIEALPAIVKRHPNVVYLILGATHPHLVAREGETYRLSLERLAEERGVKEHVIFYNRFVSLDDLTEFIGATDIYLTPYLNEAQITSGTLAYVFGAGKAVVSTPYWHATELLANDRGTLVPFRNPTAIADGVCAYLDDPERLDRTRHDAYQLGREMIWPAVAQRYLDTFQHARVDRKSAPRTAFAGWTLASRPYDLPPLRLDHIIRMSDGTGIFQHASFNVPNFHEGYCVDDNARAFILCNLLDELGGKPPEENLDQLVTGYLAFLSAALNYETRRFRNFMSHGRQWLEDAGSEDSHGRSLWALGVGVGRTRNEGHRRLCIKLFNHALPVVENFSSPRAWAFTILGIHEYLRQLPDCPDLHAAREILTDKLVTLWKNCATEDWPWFENIATYDNARLCQALILSGQWMPHPEALEIGLKSLTWLTSLQKTQAGHFRPIGSNGFCVKDGIHADFDQQPVEAQAMVSACLEAFRYTQDPAWSKEAKRAFEWFLGRNDLGLSLYDSSTGGCSDGLHHDRVNANQGAESSLAFHLSLAEMNYAEHLITMPHSNPS, from the coding sequence ATGGTTGCGCCACTGGGGCGCATTGCTTTTGTCGGGGGTTACGAGCCGAGGCGCTGCGGCATTGCCACCTTCACGCATGATTTGTGTGAAGCGGTCGGCAACGCGATCCCCACTGCCCAATGTTTTGCAGGTGCCGTCAACGACAAGCTCGAAGGTTACAAGTATCCACCGCGAGTGCGCTTCGAGATGCTCGAAAAAGATCTGGACTCCTACCGCCGCGCCGCCGATTTTCTCAACTTCAACAACACCGACGTCCTCTGCGTCCAGCATGAATTCGGCATCTACGGCGGACCTGCAGGTAGCCATCTTCTCGCCCTGCTCAAGGAGGTGCGCATGCCCGTGGTCACCACCCTGCACACCGTCCTGCAATCCCCGAATCCGGCCCAGCGCCAAGTGATGGAGGAACTGGTGCAACGCAGCGATCGCCTCGTGGTCATGGCCCGCAAAGGTGCCGACATCCTGCGCGACACCTATGCCGTTCCCGACGCCAAGGTCGACATCATCCCCCACGGCATCCCCAACATTCCGTTCAACGACTCCAGTTTTTTCAAAGCTCAATTCGGTGTTGAAGGCCGCATGGTGCTGCTCACTTTTGGCCTGCTTGGACCCGGCAAAGGCATTGAATATGCCATTGAAGCGCTCCCAGCCATCGTCAAACGTCATCCCAACGTCGTCTATCTCATCCTCGGTGCCACCCATCCGCATCTCGTCGCCCGGGAAGGCGAAACTTATCGACTCAGCCTCGAACGACTCGCCGAAGAACGTGGCGTCAAAGAGCACGTAATCTTCTACAACCGTTTCGTTTCGCTCGATGATCTCACCGAGTTCATCGGTGCCACCGACATCTATCTCACCCCCTATCTCAACGAAGCGCAAATCACCTCCGGCACCCTCGCCTATGTGTTTGGTGCCGGCAAAGCGGTTGTCTCCACGCCTTACTGGCACGCCACCGAACTGCTCGCCAATGACCGCGGCACTCTCGTGCCGTTCCGCAATCCGACCGCGATCGCCGATGGCGTCTGCGCTTATCTCGACGATCCCGAGCGACTCGACCGCACCCGCCATGACGCTTATCAGCTCGGACGCGAAATGATCTGGCCCGCCGTTGCCCAGCGTTATCTCGACACCTTTCAACACGCCCGCGTCGATCGCAAATCCGCCCCCCGCACCGCCTTCGCCGGTTGGACATTGGCCAGTCGACCCTATGACCTCCCGCCACTGCGACTCGACCACATCATTCGCATGAGCGACGGCACCGGCATCTTCCAACACGCCTCGTTCAACGTCCCCAATTTCCATGAAGGGTATTGCGTCGATGACAACGCCCGCGCCTTCATCCTCTGCAACCTTCTCGACGAACTCGGCGGCAAGCCCCCCGAAGAGAACCTCGATCAACTCGTCACCGGCTACCTCGCCTTCCTCTCTGCCGCCCTCAACTACGAAACCCGGCGCTTCCGCAACTTCATGAGCCATGGCCGACAATGGCTCGAAGACGCCGGCAGCGAAGACAGTCATGGTCGCTCCCTGTGGGCCCTCGGCGTCGGCGTTGGGCGAACCCGCAACGAAGGCCACCGACGCCTCTGCATCAAACTTTTCAACCACGCCCTGCCCGTGGTCGAAAACTTTTCATCACCACGCGCTTGGGCTTTCACCATCCTTGGCATCCACGAATACCTTCGCCAGCTTCCCGACTGTCCGGATCTCCATGCCGCACGCGAAATCCTCACGGACAAACTCGTCACCCTTTGGAAAAACTGCGCCACCGAAGACTGGCCGTGGTTTGAGAACATCGCCACCTATGACAACGCCCGACTCTGTCAGGCATTGATTCTCAGCGGCCAGTGGATGCCCCATCCCGAAGCGCTTGAGATCGGACTCAAATCCCTCACCTGGCTCACCTCTTTGCAGAAAACCCAGGCCGGCCATTTCCGTCCCATCGGCAGCAACGGCTTCTGTGTCAAAGACGGCATCCACGCCGATTTCGATCAACAACCCGTCGAAGCCCAGGCCATGGTTTCCGCCTGCCTCGAAGCCTTCCGCTACACCCAGGATCCCGCGTGGTCGAAAGAAGCCAAACGTGCTTTCGAATGGTTCCTTGGCCGCAACGACCTCGGACTCAGCCTCTACGACTCCAGCACCGGAGGCTGCAGCGACGGCCTTCATCACGATCGCGTCAATGCCAACCAGGGTGCCGAATCCTCCCTCGCCTTCCATCTCTCCCTTGCCGAAATGAATTACGCCGAACACCTCATCACCATGCCTCACAGCAACCCCTCATGA
- a CDS encoding glycoside hydrolase family 130 protein, with the protein MISSPIHLRRHEIMLLPESARVIIRPFIPSEPHRIAAILGRALALTEEEVTEELDAVHQEFDSRHFDIERQLLEHYHKVVPHIVDQHPLSRPRQLLIGALFSGEYALESAALFNPSIVPHPDQSDVPEGGLRFIMSLRATGEGHISSIEFRSGLIAPDGHIHLDSTSRFVTVPEVVVNPSYRKSSFIHKFREMGFDNAFAESVMAPLANDFTRDDLNQSVGTVRHENQPANHELKRTLECIQWLADSNYELRFPSKLGISERIIFPVSPNESNGIEDARFVKFVEDDGSVMYYATYTAYNGRAILPQFIETKDFLHFRVITLNGGAVQNKGMALFPRRVNGHYAMLSRQDDENLFIMFSDNLHYWNDPQLLVRPAEVWESVKVGNCGSPIETPAGWLVITHGVGPMRKYCIGAVLLDLEDPTKVIGRLSKPLLSPEGIEREGYVPNVVYSCGSLLHDDKIILPYAMSDKATAIASVPLDELLAALLS; encoded by the coding sequence ATGATTTCGAGTCCCATCCACCTGCGCCGACACGAGATCATGCTGTTGCCCGAAAGCGCGCGCGTCATCATCCGACCCTTCATTCCATCCGAACCCCATCGCATCGCTGCGATCCTCGGACGCGCTCTTGCACTCACCGAGGAGGAAGTTACCGAGGAACTCGACGCCGTGCATCAGGAGTTCGACTCACGACACTTCGACATCGAAAGACAGCTGCTGGAACACTACCATAAAGTGGTTCCCCACATCGTCGACCAACACCCGCTTTCCCGACCAAGACAACTCCTCATCGGCGCTCTCTTCTCCGGCGAATACGCGCTGGAATCCGCCGCGCTTTTCAATCCCTCCATCGTCCCCCATCCCGATCAATCCGATGTCCCCGAGGGCGGACTACGATTCATCATGAGCCTGCGCGCCACCGGCGAAGGCCACATCTCCTCCATCGAATTCCGCTCTGGACTCATTGCGCCGGATGGCCACATCCATCTCGACAGCACCTCGCGTTTTGTCACCGTTCCCGAAGTGGTCGTCAACCCCAGCTACCGCAAGTCCAGCTTCATTCATAAGTTCCGCGAAATGGGATTCGACAACGCCTTCGCCGAGTCCGTCATGGCCCCGCTCGCGAACGACTTCACCCGTGATGATCTGAACCAAAGCGTGGGCACCGTTCGTCACGAAAACCAGCCCGCGAATCACGAACTCAAACGCACGCTTGAGTGCATTCAATGGCTCGCCGATTCCAACTACGAATTGCGCTTCCCTTCCAAACTTGGCATCAGTGAACGCATCATCTTTCCCGTCTCGCCCAATGAAAGCAACGGCATCGAAGACGCCCGTTTTGTGAAGTTCGTCGAAGATGACGGGTCCGTCATGTATTACGCGACCTACACCGCTTACAACGGTCGCGCCATCCTGCCCCAGTTCATTGAGACCAAAGACTTCCTGCACTTCCGCGTCATCACCCTCAACGGTGGAGCTGTTCAAAACAAGGGCATGGCATTGTTCCCAAGACGCGTCAACGGCCACTATGCGATGCTGTCCCGACAGGACGATGAGAACCTCTTCATCATGTTCTCCGACAACCTCCACTATTGGAACGATCCTCAACTTCTCGTTCGTCCCGCCGAAGTCTGGGAATCCGTCAAAGTCGGTAACTGTGGTTCTCCCATCGAGACCCCAGCCGGCTGGCTCGTCATTACCCATGGCGTCGGCCCCATGCGCAAATACTGCATCGGTGCCGTCTTGCTCGACCTCGAAGATCCCACCAAGGTCATTGGCCGACTTAGCAAACCTCTCCTCTCTCCCGAAGGCATCGAACGCGAGGGTTACGTCCCCAACGTCGTCTACAGTTGTGGCTCCCTCCTCCACGACGACAAAATCATCCTCCCCTACGCCATGAGCGACAAAGCCACCGCCATCGCCAGCGTCCCCCTCGACGAACTCCTCGCCGCCCTCCTCAGTTAA
- a CDS encoding lysophospholipid acyltransferase family protein, protein MKLAYWLGYTFFKTMARGFFDYSVVGKERLEIEGGALLVCNHASFLDPPFAGIALDQDIHFLARKSLMTNPMAKAVYKAWNSIPVDQDKPDMSSLKAVVRLLKQGEKVLVFPEGSRTADGNLQEGQPGVGLIVTKALVPVIPMRLFGTREALPMGGKFFQPSEITLVVGEPWFYDASKYREAGKELYAAISKELMAEVEKLGI, encoded by the coding sequence ATGAAATTGGCTTACTGGTTGGGTTACACGTTTTTCAAAACGATGGCCCGGGGATTTTTCGACTACAGTGTCGTGGGCAAGGAGCGTTTGGAGATTGAGGGCGGCGCGTTGTTGGTTTGCAATCATGCGAGCTTTCTCGATCCGCCATTTGCAGGCATTGCATTGGATCAGGACATTCACTTTTTGGCACGCAAATCGCTGATGACGAATCCGATGGCGAAGGCGGTTTACAAGGCGTGGAACTCGATCCCGGTGGATCAGGACAAGCCGGACATGTCGAGTTTGAAGGCGGTGGTCCGCTTGTTGAAGCAGGGCGAGAAGGTGCTGGTATTTCCGGAAGGATCACGGACCGCGGATGGCAATTTGCAGGAAGGGCAGCCGGGCGTGGGATTGATTGTGACCAAAGCCTTGGTTCCGGTGATCCCGATGCGTTTGTTCGGGACCCGTGAAGCGTTGCCAATGGGTGGGAAATTTTTCCAGCCTTCTGAGATCACCCTGGTGGTGGGTGAGCCGTGGTTTTATGATGCTTCGAAGTATCGGGAGGCCGGCAAGGAGCTTTATGCGGCGATCAGCAAGGAGTTGATGGCTGAGGTGGAGAAGTTGGGAATTTAG
- the cmk gene encoding (d)CMP kinase, with amino-acid sequence MSEHHVIAMDGPAASGKSSVAGAIADRFGWVFVNTGNMYRAATLAALRAEVDVNDKAAVIAAVDEAEVGVAVVGGRSVVTLKGEAVEDELKDQSINLAVSHVAAVPEVREKLVAMQRDLLQEHSLVMEGRDIGTVVFPETPWKFYIDASEEVRASRRGLQGQADAVSERDRLDSTRKVAPLKAAADAVVIDSTELSLEQVVEEVLAILGARGLTVKE; translated from the coding sequence ATGAGTGAGCATCACGTCATCGCGATGGACGGTCCGGCGGCTTCGGGAAAAAGCAGCGTGGCGGGAGCGATTGCGGATCGGTTTGGCTGGGTGTTTGTCAACACCGGCAACATGTATCGTGCGGCCACATTGGCTGCCTTGCGGGCTGAAGTGGATGTGAACGACAAGGCGGCGGTGATCGCAGCGGTGGATGAAGCAGAGGTGGGCGTGGCGGTGGTCGGTGGTCGTAGTGTGGTGACACTGAAAGGCGAAGCAGTGGAGGATGAGCTGAAGGATCAGTCGATCAACCTGGCGGTTTCGCATGTGGCGGCGGTGCCTGAGGTGCGGGAGAAGCTGGTGGCCATGCAGCGGGACTTGTTGCAGGAGCACAGCCTGGTGATGGAAGGTCGCGACATTGGCACGGTGGTTTTTCCTGAGACGCCCTGGAAGTTTTACATCGATGCTTCGGAGGAGGTGAGGGCGAGCCGGCGAGGTTTGCAGGGTCAGGCGGATGCGGTGTCGGAACGGGATCGATTGGATTCGACCCGCAAGGTGGCGCCTCTCAAGGCGGCGGCGGATGCAGTGGTGATTGACAGCACCGAGCTTTCTTTGGAGCAGGTGGTTGAAGAAGTGCTTGCCATTCTCGGTGCCCGCGGGCTGACGGTGAAGGAATGA
- the aroA gene encoding 3-phosphoshikimate 1-carboxyvinyltransferase: MSQLKIRPLKNIPAEIIVPGDKSISHRSVMFAALCEGQTLIENFLSSEDCLCSLEAMKALGAECEVLKTDSRGKPVTLLMTGHGMKLREPLAVIDCGNSGTTMRLLSGILAAQNFKATMTGDESLQKRPMKRVAEPLEMMGAKLKGQGVKVTAPLTVKGGELRAITYPLPVASAQVKSAVLLAGWNTFGKTTVIEPEKTRDHTERLLAHFGVKVVREGNAISIYGGQKPEPKNLYVPGDISSAAFWMVAAAASPDSMLVLKNVGLNPTRTGVINVLVRMGAHITDAVTVGEGEPRGNVVVRGGETLRGTVIGGAEIPNVIDELPILAVAAALAQGKTIIKDAAELRVKETDRIAAVAKNLRLMGVPVEEFEDGMEITGGQPLIGAELECWHDHRIAMAFAIAGLFAEGTTTINGTECIATSYPGFEQHLEQCMTEPLNPEVVTKVVDHVPFRKSDSKAPSGTADSSS, translated from the coding sequence ATGTCCCAATTAAAAATTCGCCCACTTAAGAACATCCCTGCTGAAATCATTGTGCCGGGGGATAAGAGCATCAGTCATCGTTCGGTCATGTTTGCGGCTCTCTGTGAGGGGCAAACGTTGATTGAAAATTTCCTGTCCAGCGAGGACTGCCTTTGTTCGTTGGAGGCGATGAAGGCGCTGGGGGCGGAGTGCGAGGTTCTGAAAACGGATTCGCGTGGCAAGCCGGTGACGTTGTTGATGACGGGGCATGGCATGAAGTTGCGTGAGCCGTTGGCCGTCATTGATTGCGGCAACTCGGGCACGACGATGCGCCTGCTGTCGGGGATTTTGGCAGCGCAGAATTTCAAGGCGACGATGACCGGGGATGAGAGTCTGCAAAAACGCCCAATGAAGCGGGTGGCGGAGCCACTGGAGATGATGGGCGCCAAACTGAAGGGGCAGGGCGTGAAGGTGACGGCTCCGTTGACCGTAAAGGGCGGAGAGTTGCGGGCGATTACGTATCCTCTGCCCGTCGCAAGTGCGCAGGTGAAGAGCGCGGTGTTGCTGGCGGGTTGGAACACGTTTGGCAAGACGACGGTGATCGAACCGGAAAAGACGCGCGATCACACGGAACGTCTGCTGGCGCATTTTGGGGTGAAGGTGGTGCGTGAAGGGAATGCGATCAGCATTTATGGCGGCCAGAAACCGGAACCGAAGAATTTGTATGTTCCGGGCGACATCTCAAGCGCGGCATTCTGGATGGTGGCGGCGGCGGCATCACCAGACTCGATGCTGGTGCTGAAGAATGTGGGGCTGAATCCGACGCGGACCGGCGTGATCAATGTTCTTGTCCGAATGGGGGCTCACATCACCGATGCAGTGACGGTGGGCGAGGGCGAGCCGCGGGGAAACGTGGTGGTTCGCGGTGGTGAAACTTTGCGTGGCACGGTGATCGGGGGCGCGGAGATTCCCAATGTGATTGATGAGCTGCCGATCCTTGCGGTGGCGGCGGCTTTGGCGCAGGGGAAGACCATCATCAAAGATGCGGCGGAATTGCGGGTGAAGGAAACGGACCGGATTGCGGCGGTGGCGAAAAATTTGCGCTTGATGGGCGTGCCGGTCGAGGAATTTGAAGATGGCATGGAGATCACCGGTGGGCAGCCATTGATTGGAGCCGAGCTGGAGTGCTGGCATGATCACCGCATTGCGATGGCGTTTGCAATCGCCGGATTGTTTGCGGAAGGCACCACAACGATTAATGGCACCGAGTGCATCGCGACGTCCTACCCTGGATTCGAGCAGCATTTGGAGCAATGCATGACGGAACCGCTGAATCCCGAAGTGGTGACCAAGGTGGTCGATCATGTGCCCTTTCGTAAAAGTGACAGCAAGGCGCCCTCGGGAACGGCGGATTCTTCATCATGA
- a CDS encoding prephenate dehydrogenase: MAILGPGLLGGSLLMALRQKLPGVHLRAWARRREAVAELEALELAEICSDDLAMVVEGADLVVICTPVRTMAVLGRQLAKLPLAKGAVVTDVGSVKAMVVAGMEEALSGSGFDFVGSHPMAGSERAGLEAARANLFEGQGCLITPTLFTTDRALGVVREFWRLMGCRLLEMGPEEHDRCVARISHMPHLAAAAVTLAAMQDDHSVRLCVGNGFRDTTRVASGNPDLWTGIVFENRDEVLHAVRAARDRFSDLVDILEKLDEDKMRQFLRESKVLRDLAAPNV; this comes from the coding sequence GTGGCAATCCTGGGTCCCGGCTTGCTGGGTGGATCGCTGTTGATGGCGCTGCGCCAAAAGCTGCCCGGCGTTCATTTGCGGGCTTGGGCGAGAAGACGTGAGGCGGTGGCGGAGCTGGAGGCTTTGGAACTGGCGGAGATTTGTTCGGACGACCTTGCGATGGTGGTGGAAGGTGCCGATTTGGTGGTGATTTGCACGCCGGTGCGGACGATGGCGGTGCTCGGCAGGCAGTTGGCGAAACTTCCACTCGCCAAAGGTGCAGTGGTGACGGATGTGGGAAGCGTGAAGGCGATGGTGGTGGCCGGGATGGAGGAAGCTTTGAGCGGCTCGGGGTTTGATTTTGTTGGGAGTCATCCCATGGCGGGATCGGAGCGCGCGGGGTTGGAGGCGGCGCGGGCGAACTTGTTTGAAGGACAGGGGTGTTTGATCACGCCCACGTTGTTTACGACGGACAGGGCGCTGGGTGTGGTGCGGGAGTTTTGGAGGTTGATGGGATGCCGGTTGTTGGAGATGGGGCCCGAGGAGCATGATCGGTGTGTCGCGCGAATTAGTCACATGCCGCATCTTGCAGCGGCGGCGGTGACTTTGGCGGCGATGCAGGACGATCATTCCGTGAGGCTGTGTGTGGGCAACGGATTTCGTGATACCACGCGGGTGGCTTCAGGGAATCCGGATTTGTGGACGGGAATTGTGTTTGAGAATCGTGACGAGGTGCTGCATGCAGTGCGGGCTGCGCGAGACCGTTTTAGTGATCTGGTTGATATCCTTGAAAAACTGGACGAAGACAAAATGCGCCAATTTCTCCGTGAATCGAAAGTTTTGCGGGATTTGGCGGCACCAAACGTTTGA
- the dnaN gene encoding DNA polymerase III subunit beta — MKFTISKEAFLSALQQVQHVVSSRTTLPILSNVLLRAQNGRLELSTTDLDVSIAGSVEAEVETEGATTLPARRLATIVRELPSDEVDVSVDEKNVAHIRSGPSYFKVMGLAHDEFPPLPVFSEAKEFRIEQRVLRECLRKTSYAISTDETRYVLNGIFCAFKDSMMTMVATDGRRLAMVEQELEFPQSQEVDIIIPTKAVNEVQRLLDDEGELIIKISAGQIGFDLGNYFLTSKLIEGNYPNYRQVIPGESRERIALEREPLLRTLVRVSLLLSDKSNSVKLHFSQDNVEVVANSPDVGEARESVAIAYKGPEMVIAFNPEFMMAPLRNLASDEVYLHLIDDISPGVLRSGSNFLYVLMPMRVNS, encoded by the coding sequence ATGAAATTTACCATCAGCAAGGAAGCTTTCCTCTCGGCGTTGCAGCAAGTGCAGCATGTTGTCAGTTCGCGCACGACACTGCCAATTTTATCCAACGTCCTGCTCAGGGCTCAGAACGGTCGTTTGGAATTGTCGACGACGGATCTCGACGTCAGCATTGCCGGTTCGGTCGAGGCCGAGGTGGAGACTGAAGGGGCGACCACGTTGCCTGCCCGTCGTCTGGCGACCATCGTGCGCGAACTTCCCTCGGATGAGGTGGACGTTTCGGTGGATGAGAAGAATGTGGCGCACATCCGCAGCGGACCGAGTTATTTTAAGGTGATGGGGCTTGCACATGATGAGTTTCCCCCGCTTCCCGTGTTCAGCGAGGCGAAGGAGTTCCGCATTGAGCAGCGGGTATTGCGCGAGTGTTTGCGCAAAACGTCGTATGCGATTTCGACCGACGAAACTCGCTACGTTTTGAACGGCATTTTTTGTGCGTTCAAGGACAGCATGATGACCATGGTGGCGACGGATGGACGTCGTCTGGCGATGGTGGAGCAGGAGCTGGAGTTTCCGCAGAGTCAGGAAGTGGACATCATCATCCCGACCAAGGCGGTGAACGAAGTGCAGCGTTTGTTGGACGACGAGGGGGAGTTGATCATCAAGATCAGTGCTGGCCAGATTGGTTTTGACCTGGGCAACTATTTCCTGACCAGCAAGTTGATCGAGGGCAATTACCCGAACTACCGTCAGGTCATTCCCGGCGAGAGCCGCGAGCGCATTGCCCTTGAGCGCGAGCCGCTGTTGCGCACGCTGGTGCGTGTGTCGTTGCTGTTGAGCGACAAGTCGAATTCCGTGAAGCTGCATTTCAGCCAGGACAACGTTGAAGTGGTGGCCAATTCCCCGGATGTGGGTGAGGCGCGTGAGAGTGTGGCGATCGCTTACAAAGGTCCGGAAATGGTCATTGCGTTCAACCCGGAGTTCATGATGGCTCCATTGCGCAATCTGGCCAGCGATGAGGTGTATTTGCACCTGATTGATGACATCAGCCCCGGAGTGTTGCGTAGTGGTTCAAACTTTCTCTATGTGTTGATGCCGATGCGTGTAAATTCCTGA